A single Oryza brachyantha chromosome 8, ObraRS2, whole genome shotgun sequence DNA region contains:
- the LOC102718862 gene encoding glucose-1-phosphate adenylyltransferase small subunit 2, chloroplastic/amyloplastic/cytosolic, whose protein sequence is MAMAAMGMGMASPPSKAPLPPYHHSAAAAGASTSCDALRLAGGAGRPPRRGVASSSGRRGRPFVFSPRAVSDSKSSQTCLDPDASTSVLGIILGGGAGTRLYPLTKKRAKPAVPLGANYRLIDIPVSNCLNSNISKIYVLTQFNSASLNRHLSRAYGNNIGGYKNEGFVEVLAAQQSPDNPNWFQGTADAVRQYLWLFEEHNVMEFLILAGDHLYRMDYEKFIQAHRETDADITVAALPMDEKRATAFGLMKIDEEGRIVEFAEKPKGEQLKAMMVDTTILGLDNERAKEMPYIASMGIYVISKNVMLQLLRDQFPGANDFGSEVIPGATNIGMRVQAYLYDGYWEDIGTIEAFYNANLGITKKPIPDFSFYDRSAPIYTQPRHLPPSKVLDADVTDSVIGEGCVIKNCKIHHSVVGLRSCISEGAIIEDSLLMGADYYETEADKKLLGEKGGIPIGIGKNCHIRRAIIDKNARIGDNVKIINVDNVQEAARETDGYFIKSGIVTVIKDALLPSGTVI, encoded by the exons atggcgatggcggccaTGGGCATGGGCATGGCCTCCCCGCCCTCCAAGGCCCCGCTGCCCCCGTACCaccactccgccgccgccgccggagcgtcGACCTCCTGCGACGCGCTCCGCCTCGCAGGAGGAGcgggccggccgccgcgtcgcggGGTGGCCTCGTCGTCGGGGAGGCGCGGGCGGCCGTTCGTCTTCTCCCCGCGCGCGGTGTCCGACTCCAAGAGCTCGCAGACCTGCCTCGACCCCGACGCCAGCACG AGTGTGCTTGGAATCATTCTTGGAGGTGGTGCTGGGACTAGGCTGTATCCCCTGACGAAGAAGCGTGCCAAGCCTGCCGTGCCATTGGGCGCCAACTACAGGCTGATTGATATCCCTGTCAGCAACTGTTTGAACAGCAACATTTCGAAGATCTATGTGCTCACACAATTCAATTCCGCATCTCTGAATCGTCACCTGTCAAGAGCCTACGGGAACAACATTGGCGGGTACAAGAATGAAGGGTTCGTTGAAGTCCTTGCTGCACAACAGAGCCCGGATAATCCTAACTGGTTTCAG GGTACTGCAGATGCTGTAAGGCAATACTTATGGCTATTTGAGGAGCATAATGTTATGGAGTTTCTAATTCTGGCTGGAGACCACCTTTACCGCATGGACTATGAAAAGTTCATTCAGGCTCACAGAGAAACAGATGCTGATATTACTGTTGCTGCGCTGCCAATGGATGAGAAACGTGCAACTGCATTTGGCCTCATGAAAATTGATGAAGAAGGGAGAATAGTTGAATTTGCAGAGAAACCAAAAGGGGAACAGTTGAAAGCAATGATG GTTGACACTACCATACTTGGTCTTGATAATGAGAGGGCAAAGGAAATGCCATATATTGCTAGCATGGGTATCTATGTGATTAGTAAAAATGTAATGCTTCAGCTCCTCCGTGATCAATTTCCTGGAGCTAATGACTTTGGAAGTGAAGTTATTCCAGGTGCAACAAACATTGGAATGAGG GTACAAGCTTACTTGTACGATGGTTACTGGGAAGATATTGGGACCATTGAGGCATTCTATAATGCAAATTTGGGAATAACGAAAAAGCCTATACCAGATTTCAG TTTCTATGACCGGTCTGCTCCAATTTACACACAACCTCGACACTTGCCTCCTTCAAAGGTTCTTGATGCTGATGTCACAGATAGTGTCATTGGTGAAGGATGTGTTATTAAA AACTGCAAGATACATCATTCAGTAGTTGGACTCCGGTCCTGCATTTCTGAAGGCGCGATAATAGAGGACTCATTACTAATGGGAGCTGACTACTATGAG ACTGAAGCAGACAAGAAACTCCTTGGTGAAAAGGGTGGCATTCCCATTGGTATCGGGAAGAATTGCCACATTAGAAGGGCAATCATTGACAAGAATGCTCGTATTGGAGACAACGTTAAG ATAATTAATGTTGACAATGTTCAAGAAGCTGCAAGAGAGACTGATGGATACTTCATCAAAAGTGGCATTGTTACCGTGATCAAGGATGCTTTGCTCCCTAGCGGAACAGTCATATGA
- the LOC102718580 gene encoding pyrophosphate--fructose 6-phosphate 1-phosphotransferase subunit alpha-like: MNADFGAPKDLAGGLQHRRSLYRPALPPCLQGATVKVEYGDPTTTIDPTCANVVADAFPCTYGQPLVSFVAPPADAAADEARKPLRVGVVFSGRQSPGGHNVIWGLHDALKAYNPHSVLYGFVGGTEGLFANKTIEITDDVLASYKNQGGFDLLGRSIDQIRSTKQVNAAMTTCNNLNLDGLVIIGGVTSNSDAAQLAETLVQNNCKTKVVGVPVSLNGDLKNQFVETTVGFDTVCKVNSQLVSNVCLDAISAGKYYYFVRLMGRKASHVAFECALQSHPNMLILAEEVALSKLTLMEVISKICDGVQARAELGKFHGVLLIPEGLIESIPEMYALIQEINILHNNNVPVAEMPSQLSPWAAALFQFLPPFIRRELLLHQESDNSAQLSQIDTEQLLAHLVEAEMIKRTKEGRYKGRKFSSVCHFFGYQARGSVPSNFDCDYAYALGRISLHMIAAGLTGYMATVANLKDPVDKWRCAAAPLTAMMSVKRHLRGPGAIPIGKPAIHPSPIDLKGKAYELLREKASSFLLDDFYRTPGGIQYEGPGCNAKPITLTIENQDYMGDIEILKDCLSKVRTMVKPGCSREVLKAAISSMLSVTDVLTVMSHPLNAELPLYHFN; the protein is encoded by the exons ATGAACGCGGACTTCGGCGCGCCCAAGGACCTCGCGGGGGGCCTCCAGCACCGGAGGTCTCTCTACCGCCCCGCCCTCCCGCCCTGCCTCCAG GGCGCGACGGTGAAGGTTGAGTATGGCGACCCGACCACGACCATCGACCCCACCTGCGCCAACGTCGTCGCGGACGCCTTCCCCTGCACCTACGGCCAGCCGCTCGTCAGCttcgtcgcgccgccggccgacgccgccgccgacgaggcccGCAAGCCGCTCAG GGTGGGCGTGGTGTTCTCCGGGAGGCAGTCGCCGGGAGGCCACAACGTGATCTGGGGTCTCCATGATGCTCTCAAGGCTTACAACCCTCACAGTGTTCTCTATGGATTCGTTG GTGGCACTGAGGGACTGTTTGCAAACAAGACAATCGAGATCACAGATGATGTTCTTGCTTCATACAAGAACCAAG gtgGTTTTGATTTGCTCGGTAGGAGTATTGATCAGATCCGCAGCACTAAGCAAGTCAATGCTGCAATGACCACATGCAACAACCTAAACTTGGATGGACTGGTCATCATCGGAG GAGTGACATCCAATTCAGATGCTGCACAACTTGCAGAGACCCTTGTCCAGAATAACTGTAAGACCAAG GTCGTAGGTGTGCCCGTTTCACTGAATGGTGATCTCAAGAACCAGTTTGTTGAAACAACAGTTGGATTCGATACAGTGTGCAAG GTTAATTCTCAGCTTGTGAGCAATGTTTGCCTCGATGCAATCTCAGCTGGAAAG TACTACTATTTTGTCCGCCTGATGGGCAGAAAAGCATCTCATGTGGCCTTTGAATGCGCACTTCAATCACACCCAAACATG CTTATCTTAGCAGAGGAGGTGGCACTATCAAAACTCACACTGATGGAAGTTATAAGCAAGATATGTGATGGAGTACAAGCAAGGGCAGAATTAG GGAAATTCCATGGTGTGCTCCTTATTCCAGAAGGGCTGATAGAAAGCATTCCAGAAATGTATGCTTTGATTCAG GAAATCAATATCCTCCACAACAACAATGTTCCTGTGGCAGAGATGCCATCACAACTGTCTCCATGGGCAGCTGCACTGTTCCAGTTCTTGCCACCATTCATCAGAAGAGAG CTGCTCCTCCATCAAGAATCGGACAACTCTGCCCAGCTGTCCCAG ATTGATACTGAGCAATTGTTGGCCCACTTAGTAGAAGCAGAAATGATAAAGAGAACA AAAGAAGGAAGGTACAAGGGAAGGAAGTTCAGCTCTGTGTGTCATTTCTTTGGATATCAGGCTCGAGGATCCGTCCCGTCAAACTTTGACTGTGACTATGCTTAT GCTCTTGGCCGTATCTCTTTGCATATGATAGCAGCTGGCTTGACTGGGTACATGGCAACTGTAGCCAATCTGAAGGACCCTGTAGACAAGTGGCGatgtgctgctgctcctctaACT GCAATGATGAGTGTCAAAAGACACTTACGTGGTCCTGGAGCAATCCCAATAGGAAAACCTGCCATTCATCCTTCTCCAATTGACCTGAAAGGGAAGGCTTATGA GTTGCTGCGAGAGAAAGCTTCAAGCTTTCTCCTTGATGATTTCTATAGGACCCCTGGAGGCATTCAATACGAAGGGCCAGGTTGCAATGCAAAGCCCATCACACTGACCATTGAGAACCAAGACTACATGGGTGACATCGAGATACTGAAAGACTGTCTCAGCAAG GTGAGGACCATGGTGAAGCCCGGCTGCTCGAGGGAGGTTCTGAAGGCGGCGATAAGCTCGATGTTGTCGGTGACGGACGTGCTGACGGTGATGTCACACCCGCTCAACGCCGAGCTGCCACTCTACCATTTCAACTGA